The following coding sequences are from one Humulus lupulus chromosome X, drHumLupu1.1, whole genome shotgun sequence window:
- the LOC133804255 gene encoding G-type lectin S-receptor-like serine/threonine-protein kinase LECRK1: MAAIFLLLLLITEISISTAQQNDTKISIGSSISPSTNRSYWLSNSGQFAFGFYKQGNGFAIGIWFEMIKEKTVIWTADRDQQPLPQDVTLLLNSDGRLVLQNKQGQQIPVGDFPLAAASASMLDSGNFVLYNADSKKIWQSFEHPTDTLISGQHLDTEKILVSAVSETNHSSGRFQLIMQSDGNLIQRPAISGLPYFTYWYSDTRKEGDPKIILNLTLNGQLDLLSSTSGSIVKTIHAADWRRFRNNVTYRLAIDADGILRMYSHSLVQVNSSWNIEFVTTDRCAPTGLCGMNAYCVLENEEPNCTCLPGFDFIDQRQKSLGCDRNTSIYYCTVDHHDVVSLKVFDGVVWENNSYSFVPMNNKIACEQACLKDCNCEIASFANNICNKLMFPLRHAKVDDTQSDATTIVKVLNGSSWTKEDTSSFKETKKGQALHILISGIVCLIFSVIILFFSAFLFCRSHFHSNKKVQRSDEGLLMADEVLTVRSFTFKELEFATNFFVEQLGKGSFGTVFKGKLRFPDGEKAIAVKRLEKVAVEGEVEFLNEIRSIGRTHHKNLLRLLGYCHEESNRLLVYDYMSHGSLSNFLFKSEVKPHWDERLRIALGIARGIRYLHEECENKIIHCDINPNNILIDENRCAKIADFGLAKLLMPDQTRTNTGIRGTRGFVAPEWHKNLPITTKADVYSFGIVLFVIICCRPSVDARVPEKEAILVDWVDECFRMNKLRTLFQDEEVNEQEFDRLVKIGLWCIQEDPTSRPAMKKVVSMFEGTLDIPVPPCPTSCNDSSYFLDME; the protein is encoded by the coding sequence ATGGCTGCAATATTTTTGCTCCTTCTTctaattactgaaatctccatcTCAACTGCTCAACAAAATGATACCAAAATCAGTATAGGCTCTTCTATCTCTCCTTCCACCAACAGGTCATATTGGCTATCAAATTCTGGCCAGTTTGCATTTGGATTCTACAAACAAGGCAATGGTTTCGCCATTGGAATCTGGTTTGAGATGATAAAGGAGAAGACAGTCATATGGACAGCCGACCGGGATCAACAACCACTCCCACAAGACGTAACACTGCTTTTGAATAgtgatggtaggcttgttttgcaaAATAAACAAGGTCAACAAATTCCCGTGGGGGATTTCCCTTTGGCTGCTGCCTCAGCTTCTATGCTTGATTCAGGTAATTTTGTCCTCTACAACGCAGACTCTAAGAAGATATGGCAGAGCTTTGAACATCCAACAGATACCCTTATATCGGGACAACATTTGGACACAGAAAAAATTCTCGTCTCAGCTGTCTCTGAGACAAATCACTCATCCGGAAGATTTCAACTCATCATGCAGAGTGATGGTAATCTAATCCAACGTCCAGCAATCAGTGGTCTACCATATTTTACTTACTGGTACTCGGACACTCGTAAAGAAGGAGACCCAAAAATAATTTTGAATCTTACACTCAACGGTCAACTAGACCTACTCAGTTCTACAAGTGGGAGCATTGTAAAGACAATTCATGCTGCAGACTGGCGACGATTCAGGAACAATGTTACCTATCGTCTGGCAATTGATGCAGATGGAATATTAAGAATGTATTCTCACAGTTTGGTTCAGGTTAATAGCAGCTGGAATATCGAATTTGTAACTACTGATAGGTGTGCTCCTACTGGATTGTGCGGCATGAATGCATATTGTGTTCTTGAAAATGAAGAACCCAACTGTACATGTCTTCCTGGTTTTGATTTCATTGATCAACGCCAGAAAAGTTTGGGGTGTGATAGGAATACAAGCATATATTATTGCACAGTTGATCATCACGATGTAGTTTCTCTTAAGGTATTTGATGGAGTGGTGTGGGAAAACAACTCATACTCTTTTGTTCCAATGAATAACAAGATTGCTTGTGAGCAGGCTTGCTTGAAAGATTGTAACTGCGAAATTGCTTCATTTGCGAACAACATATGCAACAAACTTATGTTTCCTCTAAGACACGCCAAAGTTGATGATACACAAAGTGATGCAACGACCATTGTAAAAGTGCTTAATGGAAGTTCCTGGACAAAAGAAGACACCTCGTCTTTCAAAGAAACCAAGAAAGGCCAGGCACTGCATATCTTAATCAGTGGTATTGTGTGCCTAATATTTTCTGTAattattcttttcttttcagcGTTCCTATTTTGCAGAAGCCATTTCCACTCTAATAAAAAGGTTCAAAGATCCGATGAAGGGCTATTGATGGCAGATGAAGTACTGACCGTTCGATCATTTACTTTCAAGGAGCTTGAATTCGCTACCAATTTCTTCGTCGAGCAATTGGGCAAGGGTTCTTTTGGGACGGTGTTTAAAGGAAAGTTAAGATTCCCAGACGGGGAGAAAGCCATTGCTGTTAAAAGACTAGAGAAAGTTGCAGTCGAAGGAGAGGTTGAGTTCTTAAATGAAATAAGATCCATTGGTAGAACTCACCACAAAAATCTGCTTCGTCTGCTTGGTTACTGCCATGAAGAATCAAACAGGCTGCTAGTATATGATTACATGAGCCATGGATCACTGTCAAACTTTCTCTTCAAATCAGAGGTGAAACCACATTGGGATGAAAGACTCAGAATAGCTTTGGGCATTGCTAGGGGCATCCGATATCTACATGAAGAATGCGAGAATAAGATCATTCATTGTGACATAAATCCCAACAACATATTGATCGATGAAAACCGTTGTGCTAAAATTGCAGATTTTGGATTAGCAAAGCTACTGATGCCAGATCAAACAAGGACGAACACTGGAATAAGAGGAACGAGGGGGTTTGTTGCTCCAGAGTGGCACAAGAACCTGCCTATTACTACAAAAGCTGATGTGTATAGCTTTGGAATTGTTCTCTTTGTGATCATATGTTGTCGTCCTAGTGTTGATGCAAGGGTTCCTGAGAAAGAAGCCATCTTGGTAGACTGGGTTGATGAGTGTTTTAGGATGAATAAACTGAGAACTCTATTTCAAGATGAAGAAGTGAACGAGCAGGAGTTTGATAGATTGGTGAAGATTGGGCTTTGGTGTATCCAAGAAGACCCAACAAGTCGTCCCGCAATGAAGAAGGTAGTCTCCATGTTTGAAGGGACTCTAGACATTCCTGTTCCACCATGTCCTACTTCTTGCAACGACTCCTCGTATTTCCTAGATATGGAATAG